A DNA window from Phyllostomus discolor isolate MPI-MPIP mPhyDis1 chromosome X, mPhyDis1.pri.v3, whole genome shotgun sequence contains the following coding sequences:
- the LOC114505404 gene encoding RNA polymerase II subunit A C-terminal domain phosphatase SSU72-like, translated as MASASLRVAVVCSSNQNRSMEAHHLLKRKGFAVRSFGTGTHVRLPGPSADQPNVYDFNTTYDEMYRDLVKKDKELYTKNGILRMLERNKEIKPRPERFQNCRDVFDLILTCEEQVYDQVVEELNSRKRVTFQLVHVVNLNIRDNFKEASLGAFLFSEFCQCFQLLDDVNKEIGEVLLEFEENSGQTFLHTVCFY; from the coding sequence ATGGCTTCAGCCTCGCTGCGGGTGGCAGTAGTGTGCTCCAGCAACCAAAATCGGAGCATGGAAGCCCACCATCTCCTCAAGAGGAAGGGATTCGCTGTCCGGTCCTTTGGAACAGGGACTCATGTGAGGCTTCCAGGACCATCAGCTGACCAGCCCAATGTTTATGATTTCAATACCACTTATGATGAAATGTACAGAGATCTTGTTAAGAAAGACAAAGAGCTCTATACAAAGAATGGCATTTTGCGTATGTtggaaagaaataaggagatCAAGCCAAGGCCTGAAAGGTTCCAGAACTGCAGAGATGTATTCGACCTGATCCTCACTTGCGAAGAGCAAGTTTACGACCAGGTGGTGGAAGAACTGAATTCCAGAAAGCGTGTGACCTTCCAGCTGGTGCACGTGGTTAACCTGAATATCAGAGATAACTTCAAAGAGGCCAGCCTGGGGGCATTCCTGTTCTCTGAGTTCTGCCAGTGCTTTCAGCTCTTGGATGACGTGAACAAGGAGATCGGGGAAGTGCTCCTGGAATTCGAGGAGAATAGTGGCCAGACCTTCCTGCATACCGTCTGCTTCTACTGA